The Halalkalicoccus sp. NIPERK01 region TGTAGTCGCCCGCGTGATCCGCTCCCTTTTGCCGTCCGCTACGCGCCGCGCGTTCCACGCGAGCGAATAGTTATAGCACCACCGTGAGTACTTCTACCATGAGTCGAAACAGCACGACCCCGAGCGCGACAGGGTCACCGATCGACGATATCGCGTATCTCGCGCGGTCGGACCACCGTGTTCCGATGCTCGTCGCGCTGACGGTCCGCCCCCGGAGTCGGGCCGAGCTCTGGGAGATGACCGGGGTTTCCTCGTCGACGATCCGACGGACGCTGCGCGAGTTCGAGGACCGCCGCTGGATCCGCAGGAACGGCTATCAGTACGAGGCGACGCGGCTGGGCGCGTACGCCGCCTCCGCGATGGCGAACCTGATCGAGCGGCTCGAAACCGAACGGAAGCTCCGGGACGTCTGGCACTGGCTTCCGGGCGAGGACAGCGGCTTCACGATCGATATGTGTGCCGACGCGGTCGTGACCGTCGCCGACGCCGACGACCCGTACCGGCCGGTGAGCCGCTTTGCCTCCTTGCTCGAAGGGACCGACCGGTTTCGGTTCGTCGGGTTCGACGTGGCCCTGTTCGAGCCGTGTAAGGAGGAGCTCTGTCGGCGGGTCACCGACGGCATGCGGACGGAGATCATCGATCCGCCACGCGTCGCGAACTACATCCGCTCGACCTGTCCGGAGCTCTTCTCCGAGACCCTGGCGAGCGGCAACCTCACGGTCCGGTTGCACGACGAGTTACCACCCTACGGCGTCGGCCTCTTCGATCGTCGAATCGCGATCAGCGGCTACGACCCCGACGGCGTGACGGTCCGGGTGCTGATCGATACCGACGACCCGGGGGCGCGGGAGTGGGCGAACTCGGTGTACGAGTCGTACCGACGCACGACGCCGACGATCCCGCTGGAGACGATCGTGGAGTGACCGGCGCCACGGACGGGGCCACAAACACATCGTACCGACGGCGAGGGGGTGGCGACCCGCTCCGCCGAAGCGACGCCCCGCACGGCGGGGGCGCTCGCCCCCAGGTGATGACCGCTTTCCATCGTCTGCACGGACGGCAGCGGCTGCCGGCTCGGCACCAGATAGCTACCTAACCCTCGTACTCGTAGCGTCTCCCGCCGGGAGGCGAAACGAAATCATGACGAACGATCAGCAAGTCACACACGGGGTGGACACCGAGAAGTTCGGGGGGTTCGCGGACTACGCGGCCGAAAACCCCGACGAGGTACAGCTCGGGCTCGGGGCCCGCTCGACCTACGAGGGGACGTGCGCCCACAGCCTGGCGAAAGTGGACAGCTACGAACTCGGCGGGGAGACGATCGCCCGCGAGACGCGCGAGTACACGATCCCCTACGGGGCCTGGAAGGAAGTGCTGGACGCGGGCGGCTGGGTCGGCCCGACCGACCGGCTGGAGCCGATCGAGGCCGCGCTCTCCGCGCTCGCCTCGTGCATCAACGTCGGCATCACCATCAACGCCGTCGCGAACGGCGTGGACGTCGAGCATCTCCAGACCCGCGTCCGGGCCGATTTCGATCCGAGGGTCCTCTTCAGCCTAGAGGACCTCGACGAGGCCGACGGCGTCTACGGGAACATGACCGCCGAGATCGAGATCGAGGGCGAGGGCCTCGACGAGGACCTCGTCGACGAGTGGGCCCGTCGGGCGCCGGTCTACACGCTCGTCTCGCTCGCACAGGACCTCGAACTCACGGTCAACGCCCCCGCAGAGGTGCGGGCCGACGACTGAGGTGATGGAGTATGGCGAACTCACTCGACGTAGAGCGGCTCGAACGGGCGGTCAAGAACGTCTATCGCGACGT contains the following coding sequences:
- a CDS encoding winged helix-turn-helix domain-containing protein, translated to MSRNSTTPSATGSPIDDIAYLARSDHRVPMLVALTVRPRSRAELWEMTGVSSSTIRRTLREFEDRRWIRRNGYQYEATRLGAYAASAMANLIERLETERKLRDVWHWLPGEDSGFTIDMCADAVVTVADADDPYRPVSRFASLLEGTDRFRFVGFDVALFEPCKEELCRRVTDGMRTEIIDPPRVANYIRSTCPELFSETLASGNLTVRLHDELPPYGVGLFDRRIAISGYDPDGVTVRVLIDTDDPGAREWANSVYESYRRTTPTIPLETIVE
- a CDS encoding OsmC family protein, which produces MTNDQQVTHGVDTEKFGGFADYAAENPDEVQLGLGARSTYEGTCAHSLAKVDSYELGGETIARETREYTIPYGAWKEVLDAGGWVGPTDRLEPIEAALSALASCINVGITINAVANGVDVEHLQTRVRADFDPRVLFSLEDLDEADGVYGNMTAEIEIEGEGLDEDLVDEWARRAPVYTLVSLAQDLELTVNAPAEVRADD